From one Chryseobacterium sp. 3008163 genomic stretch:
- a CDS encoding 3-hydroxyacyl-CoA dehydrogenase NAD-binding domain-containing protein, which produces MNIGVIGAGTMGIGIAQVAATNGCKVWVYDANAKQVETATVGLEKTLTRLVDKQKISSEKMVEILSNISIATELKDFKDCELIIEAIIENKEIKIKVFTELEKHVSDNCVIASNTSSISITSLGAELQKPERFIGIHFFNPAPLMPLVEIIPSLLTEKSLAEKMYNLMKDWGKVPVIAKDIPGFIVNRIARPYYGEGLRIVEENIATIEQVDEAMKTIGNFKMGPFELMDLIGVDVNFSVTTTVYKDYFYDPKYKPSLLQQRMAEAKLHGRKTGKGFYDYAEGTVKPEPVKDDALYQQIFLRIISMLINEAVEAKRLGVANDEDLELAMQKGVNYPKGLLAWGKEIGYEKISETLQSLYEEYQEERYRQSPLLKKL; this is translated from the coding sequence ATGAATATAGGAGTTATCGGTGCCGGAACGATGGGGATTGGCATCGCACAAGTAGCCGCAACGAACGGATGCAAAGTTTGGGTCTATGACGCCAACGCAAAACAAGTAGAAACGGCAACCGTAGGTTTGGAAAAAACATTAACCAGATTGGTTGACAAACAGAAAATTTCATCAGAAAAAATGGTTGAAATTTTATCTAATATTTCCATCGCTACAGAACTGAAGGACTTCAAAGATTGCGAATTAATCATCGAAGCCATCATTGAAAATAAAGAAATCAAGATCAAAGTTTTCACAGAATTAGAGAAACACGTTTCTGATAATTGTGTCATCGCTTCCAATACATCATCCATTTCAATCACTTCTCTCGGTGCAGAGTTACAAAAACCGGAGCGGTTCATAGGAATTCACTTTTTCAATCCGGCTCCTTTGATGCCTTTGGTTGAAATTATTCCTTCATTACTCACAGAAAAGTCTTTAGCCGAAAAAATGTACAACCTCATGAAAGATTGGGGTAAAGTTCCTGTGATTGCTAAAGATATTCCTGGATTTATCGTTAACAGAATTGCCCGCCCTTACTACGGTGAAGGATTAAGAATTGTTGAAGAAAACATCGCCACTATAGAGCAGGTTGATGAAGCCATGAAAACAATCGGAAACTTCAAAATGGGACCTTTTGAATTGATGGATTTAATTGGTGTTGATGTAAATTTCTCAGTAACAACAACAGTTTACAAGGATTATTTCTACGACCCAAAATACAAGCCATCTCTTCTTCAACAAAGAATGGCCGAAGCCAAACTTCACGGCAGAAAAACGGGAAAAGGTTTCTACGATTATGCTGAAGGTACTGTAAAACCAGAACCTGTAAAAGACGATGCTCTTTATCAACAAATATTTTTAAGAATTATTTCAATGCTCATCAATGAGGCGGTTGAAGCGAAAAGATTAGGCGTTGCGAACGACGAAGATTTAGAATTGGCAATGCAAAAAGGAGTGAATTATCCAAAAGGCTTATTGGCTTGGGGAAAAGAAATCGGATATGAAAAAATCTCAGAAACGTTGCAGAGTCTTTATGAAGAATATCAGGAAGAAAGATACAGACAAAGCCCGTTATTAAAAAAATTATAA
- the paaC gene encoding 1,2-phenylacetyl-CoA epoxidase subunit PaaC, translating to MSALFNYLLKFADDSFIMGQRLSAWCGEGPYLEEDIALTNIALDELGQANNFYVYASRVVDNGKGEDDLAFLRYEHEYVNAHWVELPNEDYAQTILKVYVFSVYQKLMYEALSNSADEELSALAQKSLKEVRYHYTHAASWMKIFAQGTEESKARLVKSLENIWEYTKGLFAKVEGEDDLIALNIAPNVDALYEDFLSITQKDFQNFGLEYPANPFMQPKSRTGYHTEYFGFMLCELQYMQRAYPGCTW from the coding sequence ATGAGCGCACTATTCAATTATTTATTAAAGTTTGCTGATGACAGTTTCATCATGGGACAAAGATTGTCTGCATGGTGTGGTGAAGGTCCTTATTTAGAGGAAGATATTGCATTGACAAACATCGCTTTGGATGAACTTGGACAGGCAAACAATTTTTATGTTTACGCTTCAAGAGTTGTTGATAACGGTAAAGGTGAAGATGATTTAGCATTTTTAAGATACGAGCACGAATACGTAAACGCACATTGGGTTGAACTTCCGAATGAAGATTATGCGCAGACGATTCTTAAAGTGTATGTTTTCTCGGTGTATCAGAAATTGATGTACGAGGCGTTGTCAAATTCTGCAGATGAAGAACTTTCTGCTCTTGCTCAAAAATCTTTGAAAGAAGTGAGATATCATTATACTCACGCTGCGTCTTGGATGAAAATTTTCGCTCAGGGAACTGAAGAGAGTAAAGCTCGTTTGGTGAAATCTCTTGAAAATATTTGGGAATACACGAAAGGTTTATTCGCAAAAGTGGAAGGAGAAGATGATTTAATTGCTTTAAATATCGCTCCGAATGTTGATGCTTTGTATGAAGATTTCCTTTCTATTACACAAAAAGATTTTCAGAATTTCGGTTTAGAATATCCGGCTAATCCTTTCATGCAGCCAAAATCAAGAACAGGTTATCACACAGAATACTTCGGATTTATGCTTTGTGAATTACAATATATGCAGAGAGCGTATCCGGGTTGTACTTGGTAG
- a CDS encoding alpha/beta hydrolase has translation MIKKLLIFCSIMCAFQFMVFAQTGNVKPLTIGEIRTIKSKILNEERILNIYLPQGFDKTKSYPIIYLLDGSVNEDFIHVTGLVQFFNQMYTMPETIVVGIANIDRKRDFTFHTDLKDLQKDYPTTGHSDKFINFLEKELKPYIESQFKTTDTYLFGQSLGGLLATEILLKKPEMFNNYFIISPSLWWDDESLLKQANQLLSKIPDTKKFVYVSVGKGEHPVMIKDAESFYDILKKSSKKNWTVEYKMMETDNHATTLHRSLYEGLVRLFPYQEPK, from the coding sequence ATGATTAAAAAACTTCTCATTTTCTGCAGTATTATGTGCGCATTTCAATTCATGGTTTTTGCCCAGACAGGAAATGTAAAACCATTAACCATCGGAGAAATAAGAACAATAAAGTCTAAAATTTTAAATGAAGAAAGAATATTAAATATCTATCTTCCACAAGGCTTTGATAAAACAAAATCTTACCCGATTATCTATCTTTTGGATGGAAGCGTGAATGAAGATTTTATTCATGTTACGGGATTGGTTCAGTTCTTTAATCAAATGTATACAATGCCGGAAACAATAGTGGTCGGAATTGCTAATATTGACAGAAAAAGAGATTTCACTTTTCATACCGATTTAAAAGATTTACAAAAAGATTATCCTACGACGGGACATTCTGATAAGTTTATTAATTTTCTGGAAAAAGAATTAAAACCATATATCGAAAGTCAGTTTAAAACGACCGATACCTATTTATTTGGACAATCTTTGGGTGGACTTTTAGCAACTGAAATTTTGTTGAAAAAACCTGAAATGTTTAATAATTATTTTATCATCAGTCCGAGTTTGTGGTGGGATGACGAAAGTCTTTTAAAACAGGCAAATCAATTATTATCTAAAATTCCAGATACTAAAAAATTCGTTTATGTTTCTGTAGGAAAAGGGGAACATCCTGTGATGATAAAAGATGCCGAAAGTTTTTATGATATTCTTAAAAAATCAAGTAAAAAAAATTGGACGGTAGAATATAAAATGATGGAAACAGACAATCATGCAACAACTCTTCACAGAAGTTTGTATGAAGGTTTGGTGAGATTGTTTCCATATCAAGAACCGAAATAA
- a CDS encoding enoyl-CoA hydratase/isomerase family protein, with product MYTQLDIESHFGGKLKIAYLNQPDTMNALTKPSLSDLKDFVKECSDDPAVRCVAISGRGKAFCSGQNLDDAFVQGNDHHDDDIIRRIVTDYYNPLVLEITRCKKPVVALVNGPAVGAGAMLALICDFVLANDKAYFSQAFSNIGLIPDTGGTYFLPKLLGRQLANYLAFTGKKLSAEESKAYGLVAEVFTEEEFNSKSMEILEKVSNMPTVGLKLTKKAFASSYNNTLKEQLELEGDLQQEAAETEDFKEGVQAFLQKRKPEYKGK from the coding sequence ATGTATACACAACTTGATATTGAATCGCATTTTGGAGGAAAATTAAAAATTGCTTACCTTAATCAACCGGATACTATGAATGCTTTAACCAAGCCTTCGTTATCAGATTTAAAAGATTTCGTAAAAGAATGCAGTGATGATCCCGCAGTAAGATGTGTTGCCATTTCTGGAAGAGGAAAAGCGTTTTGTTCTGGTCAGAATCTGGATGATGCTTTCGTTCAGGGTAACGATCATCATGATGACGATATTATCAGACGAATTGTAACCGATTATTACAATCCTTTGGTATTGGAAATTACCCGTTGCAAAAAACCTGTAGTTGCTTTGGTAAACGGTCCTGCAGTTGGTGCTGGTGCAATGTTGGCATTGATTTGTGACTTTGTTTTAGCGAATGATAAAGCCTATTTTTCTCAGGCATTCTCCAACATAGGATTGATTCCTGATACTGGTGGAACGTATTTCTTACCTAAATTATTAGGAAGACAATTGGCAAATTATTTAGCATTTACCGGTAAAAAATTATCGGCTGAAGAATCGAAAGCTTATGGTTTGGTTGCTGAGGTTTTCACTGAAGAAGAATTCAATTCAAAATCAATGGAGATTTTAGAAAAAGTTTCCAATATGCCTACTGTTGGCTTAAAATTAACCAAAAAAGCTTTTGCCAGTTCTTACAACAATACATTAAAAGAACAATTGGAGTTAGAAGGTGATTTGCAACAAGAAGCCGCCGAAACAGAAGATTTCAAAGAAGGTGTACAAGCCTTTTTACAAAAAAGAAAACCTGAATATAAAGGAAAATAA
- a CDS encoding phenylacetate--CoA ligase family protein produces MRFDIEYLKLDQLRTLQSERLKNLVSYLEEKSDFYKGKFDELGISTGEVRTIEDISKLPITYKQDLRDNYPFGLFTVPKNELQRIHCSSGTTGKPTVVGYTKEDVDLFSEVVARSLNAAGAKPGMQLHNAYGYGIFTGGLGLHYGAEKLGMSVLPISGGMTTRQVDLIMDFKPEVICCSPSYALTIADEFAKRGISADEISLKYAVLGSEPWTELIRHHIEEKLGVHATNIYGLSEIIGPGVSMEDFEEKGGSYIWEDHFYPEILDPITKQPVSFGEEGVLVITTLTKKAMPLLRYWTNDITSLYYEENSKRTMVKMKPILGRADDMLIVRGVNVYPSQIEEAFSHVEGVVPNYYLTPIEKEQMCVALDIDLEIDDEFVKAQQIEINTDDYAIFVGNFAKSIENEIKKRVGITTKVKIHAKDSLPKCEGGKINRILKTK; encoded by the coding sequence ATGAGGTTTGATATTGAATATTTAAAACTTGACCAATTGAGAACTCTTCAGTCCGAGAGATTGAAGAATTTGGTGAGTTATCTTGAAGAGAAGTCGGATTTTTATAAAGGAAAATTTGATGAATTAGGAATATCAACTGGGGAAGTAAGGACAATTGAAGATATTTCAAAACTCCCGATCACATACAAACAAGATTTGAGAGACAATTATCCGTTCGGATTATTTACCGTTCCAAAAAATGAATTACAAAGAATTCATTGTTCAAGCGGAACAACGGGAAAACCAACGGTAGTAGGATATACAAAAGAAGATGTTGATTTATTCAGTGAAGTAGTAGCAAGATCGTTGAATGCAGCCGGAGCAAAACCGGGAATGCAGTTACATAATGCTTACGGTTACGGAATTTTCACGGGCGGACTTGGTCTTCATTACGGAGCAGAAAAATTAGGAATGAGCGTTCTTCCAATTTCAGGAGGAATGACAACGAGACAGGTTGATTTAATTATGGATTTTAAACCGGAAGTTATCTGTTGCTCACCGTCTTATGCTTTAACAATCGCTGATGAATTTGCTAAAAGAGGAATCTCGGCAGACGAAATCAGTTTAAAATACGCCGTTTTAGGTTCAGAGCCTTGGACGGAATTGATCAGACATCATATTGAGGAAAAATTAGGCGTTCATGCAACCAATATTTATGGGTTGAGTGAAATTATCGGTCCTGGAGTTTCGATGGAAGATTTTGAGGAGAAAGGCGGTTCTTACATTTGGGAAGATCATTTTTATCCTGAAATCTTAGATCCGATTACAAAACAACCTGTTTCATTCGGAGAAGAAGGAGTTTTGGTGATTACAACGTTGACGAAAAAAGCAATGCCGCTTTTACGTTATTGGACCAATGATATCACAAGTCTTTACTATGAGGAAAACTCAAAAAGAACAATGGTTAAAATGAAACCAATTCTTGGAAGAGCCGATGATATGTTAATTGTAAGAGGCGTAAATGTATATCCGAGTCAGATTGAAGAAGCATTTTCTCATGTGGAAGGCGTGGTGCCGAATTATTATTTAACACCGATTGAGAAAGAACAAATGTGTGTAGCATTGGATATCGATCTGGAAATTGATGATGAATTTGTGAAAGCGCAACAAATTGAAATTAATACCGATGATTATGCTATTTTTGTCGGAAACTTTGCAAAAAGTATAGAAAACGAAATAAAAAAACGAGTAGGAATCACCACGAAAGTGAAAATTCATGCTAAGGACAGTTTGCCTAAGTGCGAAGGTGGAAAAATTAATAGAATACTAAAAACAAAATGA
- the paaB gene encoding 1,2-phenylacetyl-CoA epoxidase subunit PaaB yields MANLDMWEVFIQTKPGLSHKHVGIVQAPTAEMALQNARDVYTRRKEGTSVWVVPSKYIVTSEGIDKEAFFDPADDKLYRHPTFYDIPNDVKNM; encoded by the coding sequence ATGGCAAATTTAGATATGTGGGAAGTGTTTATTCAGACTAAACCGGGATTATCTCACAAACACGTTGGAATTGTACAGGCGCCAACGGCAGAAATGGCTTTGCAGAACGCAAGAGACGTTTATACAAGAAGAAAAGAAGGAACTTCTGTTTGGGTAGTTCCAAGTAAATATATTGTGACTTCAGAAGGAATTGATAAAGAAGCATTCTTTGATCCGGCTGATGACAAATTGTACCGTCACCCGACGTTCTACGATATTCCTAACGATGTAAAAAACATGTAA
- the paaA gene encoding 1,2-phenylacetyl-CoA epoxidase subunit PaaA — MDLEKFVQYVHDENKVEPKDVMPDDYRKLLVRQISQHAHSEIVGMLPEANWISRAPSLRRKMALLAKVQDEAGHGLYLYSATETLGNGTIRADRDATYDDMLEGKAKYSSIFNYPTLSWADIGAIGWLVDGAAIMNQVMLMGNSYGPYSRAMVKICKEESFHQRQGYEILMALCRGTKQQKEMAQASLNRFWWPALMMFGPNDDSSPNSKISMNYRVKRESNDSLRQRFIDVTVSQAEFLGLTMPDKDLKWNEERQHYDFGELPWGEFMEILKGNGPCNKKRLQTKVKAQQENLWVKEAAIAFAEKQQKEVI; from the coding sequence ATGGATTTAGAAAAATTTGTACAATACGTACACGACGAAAATAAAGTAGAACCAAAAGATGTAATGCCCGATGATTACAGAAAATTATTGGTTCGTCAGATTTCACAGCACGCGCATTCTGAGATTGTCGGAATGTTGCCGGAAGCGAACTGGATTTCCAGAGCACCTTCATTGAGAAGAAAAATGGCTCTTTTAGCTAAAGTTCAGGATGAAGCAGGTCACGGTTTATACCTTTATTCTGCTACTGAAACATTAGGAAACGGAACCATCAGAGCTGACAGAGATGCGACTTACGATGATATGCTGGAAGGAAAAGCGAAATATTCAAGTATTTTCAACTATCCTACATTAAGTTGGGCAGATATCGGCGCAATCGGTTGGTTGGTTGATGGTGCTGCAATCATGAATCAGGTAATGTTGATGGGGAATTCTTACGGTCCTTATTCAAGAGCGATGGTGAAAATCTGTAAAGAAGAATCTTTCCACCAAAGACAGGGTTATGAGATTTTGATGGCGCTTTGTCGTGGTACAAAACAACAGAAAGAAATGGCACAGGCTTCGTTAAACCGTTTCTGGTGGCCAGCTTTAATGATGTTTGGTCCAAATGACGACAGTTCGCCAAACTCTAAAATTTCTATGAATTACAGAGTAAAAAGAGAAAGTAATGACAGTCTTCGTCAGAGATTTATCGACGTTACGGTTTCTCAGGCTGAATTTTTAGGATTAACCATGCCTGATAAAGACCTTAAATGGAATGAGGAAAGACAACATTACGATTTCGGAGAACTTCCTTGGGGCGAATTCATGGAAATCTTAAAAGGAAACGGACCTTGTAACAAGAAAAGATTACAGACAAAAGTAAAAGCGCAGCAGGAAAACCTTTGGGTAAAAGAAGCAGCGATTGCTTTTGCAGAGAAACAACAAAAAGAAGTAATATAA
- a CDS encoding transferase hexapeptide repeat family protein, whose translation MNIYSYHDIRPIIKPSAYIHPQAVIIGNVEIGEEVYIGPNAVIRGDWGKIIIKDGANVQENCTLHVFPGIETILEESAHIGHGAIIHSGHIGRNCLVGMNAVVMDKAVIGDECIIGALAFVPANFRCDARKLIVGSPAKIIRDVSDEMIKWKTEGTKLYQQLAREGKEAILPCEPFTEYVQQIPSKVVDYSIWDDVK comes from the coding sequence ATGAATATCTACTCATATCACGACATCCGTCCCATTATCAAACCATCCGCTTATATTCATCCGCAAGCGGTGATTATCGGAAATGTTGAAATCGGCGAAGAGGTTTATATAGGTCCAAATGCGGTGATCCGTGGCGACTGGGGTAAAATTATCATCAAAGACGGAGCAAATGTTCAGGAAAACTGTACACTTCATGTTTTTCCCGGTATTGAAACGATTTTAGAAGAATCTGCGCATATTGGCCATGGTGCAATTATCCATTCTGGGCACATTGGTAGAAACTGTCTGGTTGGAATGAACGCTGTAGTAATGGACAAGGCAGTGATTGGTGATGAATGTATCATCGGCGCATTGGCTTTTGTTCCTGCAAATTTCAGATGTGATGCGAGAAAATTAATCGTTGGAAGTCCTGCCAAAATCATCCGTGATGTTTCTGACGAAATGATCAAATGGAAAACAGAAGGAACGAAACTCTATCAGCAATTAGCAAGAGAAGGAAAAGAAGCGATTTTACCTTGCGAACCATTTACAGAATATGTTCAACAGATTCCTTCTAAAGTGGTTGATTACAGCATTTGGGATGATGTGAAATAA
- a CDS encoding PaaI family thioesterase: MTPREVADYMFDQDYFSQWMNIKMIEVKENYCLIEMPIKKEMINGLKTVHGGVTFAFADSALAFSSNNSGDAAVALNCVINFTKAGKEGDIFRAESILVNNTRKTAIYDIKITNQNEELVAKFVGTVYKIGKK; encoded by the coding sequence ATGACACCAAGAGAGGTAGCAGATTATATGTTCGATCAGGATTATTTTTCCCAATGGATGAATATTAAAATGATTGAAGTAAAAGAAAACTATTGTTTAATAGAAATGCCAATTAAAAAGGAAATGATTAATGGGCTTAAGACAGTTCACGGAGGCGTTACGTTTGCATTTGCAGATTCTGCATTGGCGTTTTCTTCCAACAATTCCGGAGATGCAGCGGTAGCATTAAACTGTGTTATCAATTTCACAAAAGCTGGTAAAGAAGGCGATATTTTCAGAGCAGAAAGTATTTTGGTGAATAATACCAGAAAAACAGCGATCTACGATATCAAAATTACCAATCAAAATGAAGAATTGGTTGCGAAATTTGTCGGAACAGTTTATAAAATAGGAAAAAAGTAA
- a CDS encoding 2Fe-2S iron-sulfur cluster-binding protein yields the protein MNSFYKLKTVRVQKDTNDAVNVAVEIPEELKDKFRFKQGQYLNFRMMIDGNEERRSYSICNAPSEKSNTLEVLVKLLENGKVSGYFNEHLHMDEVLEVMPPMGGFNTSYHPTNVKTYVGLAAGSGISPVLSNIKESLYQEPNSNAYLFYSNRSMNHVMKKAEIDKLVETFNGRLKVVYLVSREQHEDPIFEGRISPEKLNQLFERYTDIDVKESTFFICGPSEMIKGIADYLKKEKKVPAIQVLFEYFTAPDEENSEEMSDEFKAIANLESMVTVIIDDDEYSFHLNSKKESILDKALKDNLPVPFACKGGVCCTCKAQVLEGEVFMEKNFALTEDEVARGYVLTCQCHPTTNVVMLNYDV from the coding sequence ATGAATTCATTTTATAAATTAAAAACGGTAAGGGTTCAGAAAGATACCAACGACGCAGTCAATGTAGCCGTTGAAATTCCTGAGGAACTGAAAGATAAATTCAGATTCAAGCAGGGGCAGTATCTTAACTTCCGAATGATGATCGATGGAAACGAAGAGCGTCGTTCTTATTCTATCTGCAACGCTCCGAGTGAAAAAAGCAACACGCTAGAAGTATTGGTTAAGTTGTTAGAAAACGGAAAAGTTTCCGGTTATTTTAACGAGCATCTTCACATGGATGAAGTTCTTGAAGTGATGCCTCCGATGGGCGGTTTTAACACATCTTATCACCCGACAAACGTAAAAACTTACGTTGGTTTGGCGGCAGGAAGCGGAATTTCTCCGGTTTTATCAAATATTAAAGAAAGTCTTTACCAAGAGCCGAATTCAAACGCTTATCTGTTTTACAGCAACAGAAGTATGAATCATGTAATGAAAAAGGCTGAAATCGATAAATTGGTTGAAACTTTTAACGGAAGACTGAAAGTTGTTTATTTAGTGAGCCGTGAGCAGCATGAAGACCCGATTTTTGAAGGAAGAATTTCTCCCGAAAAATTAAATCAGCTGTTTGAAAGATATACAGACATTGATGTTAAAGAATCTACATTTTTTATTTGTGGCCCTTCAGAAATGATTAAAGGGATTGCTGACTATTTAAAGAAAGAGAAAAAAGTACCTGCCATTCAGGTTTTATTTGAATATTTCACTGCTCCTGACGAAGAAAATTCTGAGGAAATGAGCGATGAATTCAAGGCAATTGCTAACTTAGAAAGTATGGTAACGGTTATTATCGATGATGATGAATATTCGTTTCACCTTAATTCTAAAAAAGAGAGTATCTTAGATAAAGCATTGAAAGACAATCTTCCTGTACCATTTGCTTGCAAAGGAGGGGTTTGTTGTACGTGTAAAGCGCAGGTTTTGGAAGGAGAAGTTTTCATGGAGAAAAATTTCGCGCTTACCGAAGATGAAGTAGCCAGAGGTTACGTTCTGACGTGTCAATGTCACCCGACAACAAATGTGGTGATGCTTAATTATGATGTATAA
- the paaD gene encoding 1,2-phenylacetyl-CoA epoxidase subunit PaaD, with the protein MKNPLEILELVPDPEIPVINIVELGIVREAKVTSENSCEITITPTYSACPAMFTIEEDIMKIMKENGWDAKVVTKMFPIWTTDWLTDEAREKLRVYGISPPEKGADEHHIGKPKKCPRCGSMHSKQISRFGSTLCKASYQCLDCLEPFDYFKCH; encoded by the coding sequence TTGAAAAATCCTTTAGAAATATTAGAACTCGTTCCCGATCCGGAAATTCCGGTAATCAATATCGTGGAATTAGGCATTGTAAGAGAAGCAAAAGTTACCAGCGAGAATTCTTGTGAAATAACGATTACGCCGACTTATTCTGCCTGTCCCGCTATGTTTACCATTGAGGAAGACATCATGAAAATCATGAAAGAAAACGGGTGGGATGCGAAGGTAGTCACCAAAATGTTTCCGATTTGGACAACAGACTGGTTGACAGATGAAGCGAGAGAAAAACTCCGTGTCTACGGAATTTCACCTCCCGAAAAAGGAGCAGACGAACATCACATCGGGAAACCGAAAAAATGTCCGCGTTGTGGTTCTATGCATTCAAAACAGATCAGCAGATTCGGGTCTACATTGTGTAAGGCTTCTTATCAGTGTTTAGACTGTTTAGAACCGTTTGATTATTTTAAATGCCACTAA
- a CDS encoding TetR/AcrR family transcriptional regulator, producing the protein MELKEKQKKILDVAVELFKEKGYMGSSVRDLATKLNIKAASLYAHIRSKEEILEWICFGIAHEFFAQLQEIKNTNLPPKDKLNLFIDKHLSVVLENRDVTHIYSNEWKHLDGRLPEFIEMRKNYQLEVEQLLLEIYKAENWELKSPTFTTRFILHTLNNSYFWFKRNTESSVDIKEEIRDKILFGLLGNHE; encoded by the coding sequence ATGGAGCTAAAAGAAAAACAAAAGAAAATATTAGACGTTGCGGTAGAGCTTTTCAAAGAGAAAGGGTATATGGGCAGTTCGGTAAGAGATTTGGCGACAAAACTTAATATAAAAGCCGCTTCTTTATATGCACACATCCGTTCAAAGGAAGAAATTCTTGAATGGATTTGCTTCGGAATTGCTCACGAATTCTTCGCCCAGCTTCAGGAAATCAAAAACACGAATCTTCCTCCAAAAGATAAATTGAATTTATTTATTGATAAACATTTATCAGTGGTTCTCGAAAACCGTGATGTGACCCACATTTATTCAAACGAATGGAAACATTTAGACGGCCGTCTTCCAGAATTTATAGAAATGAGAAAAAACTATCAGCTAGAGGTCGAACAATTATTGCTCGAGATTTATAAAGCAGAAAATTGGGAACTGAAATCGCCAACGTTCACAACAAGATTTATTCTTCATACTTTAAACAACTCTTATTTTTGGTTCAAAAGAAATACAGAATCTTCTGTTGATATCAAAGAGGAAATCAGAGATAAAATTCTTTTTGGACTTCTCGGAAATCACGAATAA